The following DNA comes from Brassica oleracea var. oleracea cultivar TO1000 chromosome C5, BOL, whole genome shotgun sequence.
GCCCCTCTTCAGGAGTTTTAATATCAAGTCAGCTGAAACAAAAGGAAAATATTTAGTTAGTCAATGCAAAATCATCCACGGGTTCACTTGTGTAGAAAAGGAATGAAATTAGCTCAAACCTGATAAGTCTCTTGTTTCTCTCCAAGCAGCAGCAGGTATCAGTAGAGGCTTACATAGCTCTGTATCAGCATCTCCATGCCGCCACACTTTTGACTACGACGGCATTTTTGCACAGGAGAAGGCAAGTTTGACAATTTTAAAGGCTTATACCTTTATTATGCCTAAGCATCAGCACTCACTGAACAGCTAGCCTTTATGAGTGTATCAGACACATCTCTATCAAGGGTGAATCCTTTATCCATCATCTGATCCCAAATCTTGTAGGCTGCGGATAATTTATTCTCCCGTATGAGTCCTCCAATAATGAACTTGAAAGTTAATTCATCAGGACAACACTCTTTACTCTGCATGTCCTCAAACAATTTCATTGCTTCAGTTACTCTACAAGACCTGCAGAGGGCACTTATCAGGGCGTTATAAGAAATCACATCGGGTGCGATTCCGTGCTCAATCATGTCCTTGAAAACACCATAAGCCTTGTTGAGATTCCCTGATTTACACAAATGCTCCAGAATCGTTGTGTAAAATATTCGATCTGGTGACAGACCCAACTCTGTCATCTGGTCGAGGAGCTTCTTCGCAACACTAGAGTTACCTTCCCTAAGAAAAGCCTTGATAAGACTCGTGTACGTCACCACATTCATCACCACCCCCTTCTCTCTCATTTCCTCAAAGATCTTGTAAGCCTTCCTAGTGTTTGACGCCCTGCAGAACGTTTCAATCAGAGTACTGTAGGAGACAACGTCACATAATCCTCTAGGCTCCATCTCCTTAGCCATGAAGGAATAGCATTTATCCGGATGACTAACTCTGCAATGCCGCTTCAGCAACTGGTTATAACTATAAGCATCAGGCTGTATCCCACTTCTCACCATCTCACTCATGACCCCTTCCGCTTTCCTCAACATGTTGTTATCATAGTAAAAATTCAACAACACATTGTACGTTACAACGTCCGGCTCACACCCACTCTTACTCATAAACGACTTCAAAGCTTCCGCCTTTTCTATTCTACCCGCTCTACAAAACCCACTAATCAACGCATTATAAACCACTGTACTAAGCTTAACCCTCGCACTCTTTATCTCATCCGCCACCATCTCATACGCCAAATCAACTTTCCGAGCGTGACATAACCCAACAACAAGTGCCGCACATGCTCTATTATCCGGCCTAATCCCTCTACGAATCATCTCATTCCAAATCTCAACAGCATCAGTAACCTTGCCAACTCTAAATAACCCATTAATAAGTATAGTATAAGATACAACATCTGGTTCTCTACCTCTCCGAACCATACAACAGAACGTCTGAACAGCAAAACCAACTTTTCTCTCTCGGCACAACAGATCCAGATAGATATTAAACGCCCAGATATCCGGCACGTATCCTAGGGCTTCCATGTCCCTCATAAGAGCGTCGATGAGATCAAAGTTTCTAACTTTACATAAACCCGAGATAAACCTCGAGTAAGTGAATGGGATGAGGGAGAAGCCCATTGGAGTCATATCCCGGTATATCGCCTCGGCGAGCTCGAATCTCGAGTCTTTGACCAAAACCCCGATGAAACGGTTGTAGTCGACGGAGAAAACGCGGTAGCTTGAGTGACGCATTTCGTCGAACACCTGGACCGCGTTGTCGATCATACCTGACTTCACGAGGTGTGCGATGCGCGAGCGGTATGCAAGGCGTACTGCGCCCAGCGTCTGATGCATATCAGAGCCCGGCGACGCATATGATCATATCAGGGTTGCACTTAGTTAGTTTCAACGCGGCGACATCAGA
Coding sequences within:
- the LOC106343811 gene encoding pentatricopeptide repeat-containing protein At1g13040, mitochondrial; amino-acid sequence: MHQTLGAVRLAYRSRIAHLVKSGMIDNAVQVFDEMRHSSYRVFSVDYNRFIGVLVKDSRFELAEAIYRDMTPMGFSLIPFTYSRFISGLCKVRNFDLIDALMRDMEALGYVPDIWAFNIYLDLLCRERKVGFAVQTFCCMVRRGREPDVVSYTILINGLFRVGKVTDAVEIWNEMIRRGIRPDNRACAALVVGLCHARKVDLAYEMVADEIKSARVKLSTVVYNALISGFCRAGRIEKAEALKSFMSKSGCEPDVVTYNVLLNFYYDNNMLRKAEGVMSEMVRSGIQPDAYSYNQLLKRHCRVSHPDKCYSFMAKEMEPRGLCDVVSYSTLIETFCRASNTRKAYKIFEEMREKGVVMNVVTYTSLIKAFLREGNSSVAKKLLDQMTELGLSPDRIFYTTILEHLCKSGNLNKAYGVFKDMIEHGIAPDVISYNALISALCRSCRVTEAMKLFEDMQSKECCPDELTFKFIIGGLIRENKLSAAYKIWDQMMDKGFTLDRDVSDTLIKASCSVSADA